Proteins from one Peromyscus eremicus chromosome 8a, PerEre_H2_v1, whole genome shotgun sequence genomic window:
- the Ubn1 gene encoding ubinuclein-1 isoform X2: MSEPHRVQFTSLPGSLNPAFLKKSRKEEVGGTEQHQDCEPAAAAVRITLTLFEPDHKRCPEFFYPELVKSIRGKVKGFHPGDKKKDVLDPFNDEEKERHKVEALARKFEEKYGGKKRRKDRIQDLIDMGYGYDESDSFIDNSEAYDELVPASLTTKYGGFYINSGTLQFRQASESEDDFIKEKKKKSPKKRKLKEGGEKIKKKKKDDSYDKEKKSKKSKFSKAGFTALNASKEKKKKKYSGSLSVREMLKKFQKEKEAQKKREEEHKPVAVSSIEAQGLRELEGTSDPLLSLFGSTSDNDLLQAATAMDSLTDLDLEQLLSESPEGSPFQDMDDGSDSLGVGLDQEFKQPSSFPEGLPTPLEKRVKELAQAARAAEGESKQKFFTQDINGILLDIEVQTRELTSQIRSGVFAYLASFLPCSKDALVKRARKLHLYEQGGRLKEPLQKLKDAIGRAMPEQVAKYQDECQAHTQAKVAKMLEEEKDKEQRERICSDEEEDEEKGGRRIMGPRKKFQWNDEIRELLCQVVKIKLESRDLERNSKAQAWEDCVKAFLDAEVKPLWPKGWMQARTLFKESRRGHGHLTSLLAKKKVIAPSKIKVKESSAKPDKKVSISSGQLGGPTTLLSEHQGGGLSIGATNRELSSQATCGLTDPVPVTLEDSLDEDLVRNPASSVEAVSKELAVLNSRAASSSEFTLPAPSKAPTEKVAGVLCTEEKRNFAKPSSSAPPPTNALQSPLNFLAEQALALGQSSQEKKPESSSYKELTCQATLSKGMSELHQSKAKHHSLPRTSHGPQAAAPMTSSQVKVFHAGTQQQKSFTPATPFVNKLQGPKAASPQCHRSLLQLVKTAAKGQAFHATIPASSGSSPASSSSSHKTTASSSTTLNHPAKQHPSSSVGPSYKNNPFAGSVSKHGASSSSPSPGGAQVQSSVSGTMLPGVQSPSAGQPSSRAAPSSAVKKTPVSQKLTLVAPPGGPNGDSGGGTQGVAKLLTSSLKPTAVSSVTSSTSLPKGTGGAVLLSNTSPLSLLPSSYKSNNPKLPGAMNSNSLGIITPVPFPLHVLSFSSDSSAKAGVSKDAIVTGPAPGTFHHGLSHNASQLHGKGPVVPRKL; encoded by the exons ATGTCGGAGCCCCACAGGGTCCAGTTCACCTCTCTCCCAGGTTCTTTGAATCCTGCATTTTTGAAGAAGTCCAGGAAAGAGGAGGTTGGAGGAACAGAACAGCATCAAGACTGTGAGCCAGCTGCAGCCGCTGTTCGGATTACACTCACCCTCTTTGAACCAGATCACAAACGCTGCCCAGAGTTCTTCTACCCAGAGCTGGTGAAGAGCATCCGAGGGAAGGTGAAAGGCTTTCATCCCGGAGACAAG AAAAAAGATGTCTTGGATCCATTCAACgatgaggaaaaagaaaggcataAGGTGGAGGCCCTTGCGcggaaatttgaagaaaaatat ggTGGAAAGAAACGTAGGAAAGACCGAATACAGGATTTGATTGATATGGGGTATGGCTATGATGAATCGGATTCTTTCATCGATAACTCTGAGGCG TATGATGAACTTGTTCCTGCTTCTTTGACCACAAAGTATGGAGGATTTTACATTAACTCGGGAACCTTGCAGTTTAGACAAGCATCAGAATCTGAGGATGACTTCattaaggaaaagaagaaaaagtctcCGAAG AAGCGGAAGTTGAAAGAAGGTGgtgaaaagataaagaagaagaaaaaagatgacaGTTATGACAAGGAGAAGAAATCGAAAAAGTCCAAGTTTTCCAAAGCCGG CTTCACAGCCCTCAATGCCagtaaggagaaaaagaagaagaagtactCTGGGTCGTTAAGTGTTAgagagatgctaaagaaatttcagaaggagaaagaggctcagaaaaagagagaggaggagcatAAGCCTGTAGCTGTGTCGTCAATAGAAGCTCAGGGCCTGAGGGAATTGGAGGGCACTTCTGACCCCTTGCTCTCACTCTTTGGCTCCACGTCTGACAATGACTTGCTACAAGCTGCCACTGCCATGGACTCCCTGACTGATTTGGACTTGGAGCAGCTGCTCAGTGAGTCTCCAGAAGGAAGCCCTTTCCAAGATATGGATGATGGAAGTGATTCCCTTGGAGTGGGATTggatcaggaattcaagcagCCCTCTTCCTTCCCTGAAGGCCTGCCAACCCCCCTGGAGAAGCGCGTTAAGGAGCTGGCTCAG GCTGCCAGAGCTGCTGAGGGAGAGAGCAAACAGAAGTTCTTCACTCAAGATATTAATGGCATCCTGCTAGA CATAGAGGTGCAAACCCGGGAGCTTACTAGCCAGATCCGTTCTGGGGTGTTTGCTTATCTGGCTTCATTCCTGCCCTGCAGCAAGGATGCTCTGGTCAAGCGTGCTCGGAAACTTCACCTCTACGAACAG GGTGGGCGCCTAAAGGAACCACTCCAGAAGCTCAAGGACGCTATTGGTAGAGCCATGCCTGAGCAGGTGGCCAAGTACCAAGATGAAtgccaagcacacacacaagcaaaggtTGCTAA GAtgctggaggaagagaaagacaaggaGCAGAGAGAACGGATTTGTTCTgatgaggaagaagatgaagaaaagggGGGCCGGAGGATAATGGGACCCCGGAAGAAATTCCAGTGGAATGATGAAATCAG GGAGCTTCTGTGCCAGGTGGTGAAGATCAAATTGGAGAGCCGTGATCTGGAGAGGAACAGCAAGGCCCAGGCCTGGGAGGACTGTGTGAAAGCTTTTTTGGATGCTGAGGTCAAGCCTCTCTGGCCCAAAGGCTGGATGCAAGCCAG GACTCTGTTTAAGGAGAGCCGGCGAGGCCATGGGCACCTGACATCACTCTT GGCCAAGAAGAAAGTAATAGCTCCCTCAAAAATCAAGGTGAAG gAATCATCTGCTAAACCTGACAAAAAAGTTTCCATTTCATCAGGACAGCTTGGTGGTCCTACTACTTTGCTCTCAGAACATCAGGGTGGAGGCCTGAGCATTGGGGCAACCAACAGGGAGCTTTCATCCCAGGCAACTTGTGGCCTCACTGACCCTGTTCCTGTCACCCTGGAGGACTCACTGGATGAAGACTTAGTCCGGAATCCAGCATCTTCTGTGGAAGCTGTGTCTAAAGAGCTGGCTGTATTGAACAGCAGAGCAGCCAGCAGTTCTGAATTCACACTGCCTGCACCCTCCAAAGCACCAACAGAAAAAGTTGCTGGTGTTTTGTGTACAGAAGAGAAACGGAACTTTGCAAAGCCCAGCTCTTCTGCACCACCACCCACTAATGCTCTGCAATCACCTCTCAATTTTTTGGCTGAACAGGCTCTAGCACTGGGGCAGTCCTCTCAGGAGAAAAAGCCAGAGAGTTCTAGCTACAAAGAGCTGACCTGCCAAGCTACCCTCAGCAAGGGTATGTCTGAATTGCACCAGTCCAAAGCAAAGCACCACAGTTTGCCACGGACGTCTCATGGACCCCAGGCAGCAGCTCCCATGACTAGCTCCCAAGTCAAAGTCTTTCATGCAGGCACTCAACAGCAGAAAAGCTTCACACCCGCAACCCCCTTTGTCAACAAACTGCAAGGCCCAAAAGCTGCCTCTCCACAGTGTCATCGTTCCCTCCTGCAGCTGGTAAAGACAGCAGCCAAAGGCCAGGCCTTCCATGCCACTATCCCAGCCTCCTCCGGAAGTtcaccagcctccagcagcagctCTCATAAGACCACAGCCTCATCCTCCACTACCCTGAACCATCCAGCAAAGCAGCATCCATCCAGCTCTGTGGGGCCATCTTATAAGAATAACCCCTTTGCTGGCTCAGTCTCTAAACATGGGGCTTCTTCTAGCAGTCCATCTCCTGGAGGAGCCCAAGTGCAGAGCTCTGTTTCTGGGACCATGCTCCCTGGTGTGCAGTCTCCCTCAGCAGGACAGCCTTCAAGCCGAGCTGCCCCAAGTTCTGCTGTGAAAAAAACACCTGTTTCTCAGAAGCTGACTCTGGTGGCTCCGCCTGGAGGTCCAAATGGAGATTCTGGTGGTGGGACCCAGGGAGTGGCAAAGTTACTGACTTCCTCCTTGAAGCCCACTGCAGTTAGTAGTGTGACATCGTCTACCTCCTTGCCA